A genome region from Ralstonia solanacearum K60 includes the following:
- a CDS encoding AAA family ATPase: MPVDSIDDCIARLQAQGYFASRELATALFLALRMQRPLFLEGEPGVGKTELAKAAAGLLGTSLLRLQCYEGLDTASALYEWDYPRQIMALRLAEAAGERPRADTLYRDEFLLKRPLLQALLPDPAHPADTDRPRVLLIDEIDRADEPFEAFLLELLSDFQVSIPEFGTVRARVIPLVVMTSNRTREVHDALKRRCLYQWIGYPDKARELQIMAQRAPEAAARLQQRAVAFVHRLRGIDLFKAPGIAEAIDWCRALAALNVTELDPQSVQDTLGVLLKYQDDLARVDAPLIEQLLAEPALPE, from the coding sequence ATGCCGGTCGACTCGATAGACGACTGCATCGCCCGACTGCAAGCCCAGGGCTACTTCGCCAGCCGCGAGCTGGCGACCGCCCTGTTTCTCGCGCTGCGCATGCAGCGGCCGCTGTTCCTGGAAGGCGAACCGGGGGTCGGCAAGACCGAACTGGCCAAGGCGGCGGCCGGGCTGCTCGGCACGTCGCTGCTGCGGCTGCAATGCTACGAGGGGCTCGACACCGCCAGCGCGCTCTACGAGTGGGACTACCCGCGTCAGATCATGGCGCTGCGCCTGGCCGAGGCGGCCGGCGAACGGCCCCGCGCCGACACGCTCTACCGCGACGAATTCCTGCTCAAGCGCCCGCTGCTGCAGGCCCTGCTGCCGGACCCGGCGCACCCCGCGGACACCGACCGGCCGCGCGTGCTGCTGATCGACGAGATCGACCGCGCCGACGAGCCGTTCGAGGCCTTCCTGCTGGAGCTGCTGTCGGACTTCCAGGTGTCGATTCCCGAATTCGGGACGGTGCGTGCCCGGGTGATTCCCCTGGTCGTCATGACGTCCAACCGCACGCGCGAAGTGCACGATGCGCTCAAGCGGCGCTGCCTGTACCAGTGGATCGGTTATCCGGACAAGGCACGCGAGCTGCAGATCATGGCGCAGCGCGCGCCCGAGGCCGCCGCCCGGCTGCAGCAGCGCGCGGTGGCGTTCGTGCACCGACTGCGCGGCATCGACCTGTTCAAGGCGCCGGGCATCGCCGAGGCCATCGACTGGTGCCGTGCGCTGGCGGCGCTGAACGTCACCGAGCTCGATCCGCAATCGGTGCAAGACACGCTGGGCGTGCTGCTGAAGTACCAGGACGACCTGGCCCGCGTCGATGCGCCCCTCATCGAACAACTGCTGGCCGAGCCGGCCTTGCCGGAATGA
- a CDS encoding XdhC family protein, whose amino-acid sequence MDSVDLEVLKTSVRWLEHGRRVLLATVVKTWGSSPRPEGAMLALRDDGVVVGSVSGGCIEDDLIDRVRREGLRQNRPETVKYGISAEEAHRFGLPCGGTLQLVLEPLTATSGIDALLHAVEAGQLVARTLDMATGGARLEHASVTDGLQFDGARLVTIHGPRYRMLVIGAGQLSRYLCQIAVGLDYQVTVCDPREEYSEEWDLPGVTMVRTMPDDTVLAMQLDERSAVIALTHDPKLDDLALMEALKTSAFYVGALGSRRNNANRRERLKEFDLTEAELARLHGPVGIYIGSRTPPEIAISILAEVTAAKNGVSLPTLLQVEGAKAAREIAANAASGCVVPHA is encoded by the coding sequence ATGGACAGCGTCGATCTCGAAGTCCTGAAGACCAGCGTGCGCTGGCTGGAACACGGTCGGCGCGTCCTGCTCGCGACCGTGGTGAAGACCTGGGGCTCGTCGCCCCGGCCCGAGGGTGCCATGCTGGCGCTGCGCGATGACGGCGTGGTGGTCGGCTCGGTCTCCGGCGGCTGCATCGAAGACGATCTGATCGACCGCGTGCGGCGCGAGGGCCTGCGCCAGAACCGGCCCGAGACCGTCAAATACGGCATCAGCGCGGAAGAGGCACACCGCTTCGGACTGCCCTGCGGCGGCACGCTGCAACTGGTGCTGGAACCGCTGACCGCCACCAGCGGCATCGACGCCCTGCTGCACGCCGTGGAAGCCGGCCAGTTGGTGGCGCGCACGCTCGACATGGCGACCGGCGGCGCCCGGCTCGAACACGCCAGCGTCACCGATGGCCTGCAGTTCGACGGGGCGCGGCTGGTCACCATCCACGGCCCGCGCTACCGGATGCTGGTGATCGGCGCCGGACAACTGTCGCGCTACCTGTGCCAGATCGCCGTGGGGCTCGACTACCAGGTCACAGTGTGCGACCCGCGCGAAGAGTACAGCGAGGAATGGGACCTGCCCGGCGTCACCATGGTCCGCACCATGCCCGACGACACGGTGCTGGCGATGCAGCTGGACGAGCGCAGCGCCGTCATCGCCCTTACGCACGATCCCAAGCTCGACGACCTCGCGCTGATGGAGGCGCTCAAGACGTCCGCCTTCTACGTGGGCGCGCTGGGGTCGCGGCGCAACAACGCCAACCGGCGTGAACGCCTGAAGGAGTTCGACCTGACCGAAGCCGAACTCGCGCGGCTGCACGGCCCGGTCGGCATCTACATCGGCAGCCGCACGCCGCCGGAGATCGCCATCTCCATCCTGGCCGAGGTGACGGCCGCCAAGAACGGCGTGTCGCTGCCCACCCTCCTGCAGGTCGAGGGCGCCAAGGCCGCGCGCGAGATCGCGGCCAATGCGGCGTCCGGTTGCGTGGTCCCGCACGCCTAG
- a CDS encoding SRPBCC family protein — MELTQTHLLPVPLQTAWDALNDPAVLQRCIPGCESVTAAAEHAYDIAMTAAVGPVKARFKGRMELADIVPPRSYTLHFDGQGGAAGFGKGTAQVQLTPEGPTVTRLSYTAHAQVGGKLAQIGSRLVDGAARKLADEFFQRFASEFGPAEGAAHQDAASADEVIPDLAAGELAAHGASRPPLISPAVQPRNPWPWIIVALVAIVAAYLFLHHGA, encoded by the coding sequence ATGGAACTGACCCAGACCCACCTCCTGCCCGTTCCCTTGCAGACCGCCTGGGATGCGCTCAACGATCCGGCCGTGCTGCAGCGCTGCATACCAGGATGCGAAAGCGTCACGGCCGCCGCCGAGCACGCCTACGACATCGCCATGACGGCCGCGGTCGGACCGGTCAAAGCGCGCTTCAAGGGCCGCATGGAACTGGCCGACATCGTGCCGCCGCGCAGCTACACGCTGCACTTCGACGGCCAGGGCGGCGCAGCGGGCTTCGGCAAGGGCACCGCGCAGGTGCAACTGACGCCGGAAGGCCCCACGGTGACACGGCTGTCCTACACGGCACACGCCCAGGTGGGCGGCAAGCTGGCCCAGATCGGCTCGCGGCTGGTCGACGGCGCCGCCCGCAAGCTGGCCGACGAGTTCTTCCAGCGCTTTGCTTCAGAGTTCGGGCCGGCCGAAGGCGCCGCCCACCAGGATGCCGCCTCCGCCGATGAGGTGATCCCCGACCTGGCCGCCGGCGAACTGGCCGCGCACGGCGCCTCGCGCCCGCCGCTCATCAGCCCGGCCGTGCAGCCGCGCAACCCGTGGCCGTGGATCATCGTGGCGCTGGTGGCCATCGTGGCGGCCTACCTGTTTCTGCATCACGGCGCATAA
- a CDS encoding vWA domain-containing protein yields the protein MDVPTPPSPPMLARNVTHFVRLLRGAGMPLAPSRAVDAIEALGHIDIGRRDDVQAALAALLVANPDERILFDAAFNLFWCAPDWEGKLRALLLPRVRGGVPVQRSNRLADALRARPAAGLPPGPAPAGERHDISAPFAFSAHEALRTRDFDTLDAGEWRTLQHMIRHRRAHLARERTRRLKAASRGRRPDLRATARQAVRAGGEWTAWKYRQPVDRTPPLVLLLDISGSMSLYSRAVLYYCHALVQSRERIQAFLFGTRLTNVSRQLRERDPDVAVQAIAQLVPDWSGGTRIGAALAEFNRRWARRTLSGRATVLLVTDGLDHEHIDLLDAEMARLARFAHRIVWLNPLLRFAGFEPRARGVRAILPHVDSMVPAHHFDSLAALEQELAHARHARVPRRPAHASAPSPWN from the coding sequence ATGGATGTCCCAACGCCCCCGTCCCCGCCGATGCTCGCACGCAACGTGACGCATTTCGTGCGGCTGCTGCGCGGCGCCGGCATGCCGCTCGCGCCATCGCGCGCGGTGGACGCCATCGAGGCACTCGGCCACATCGACATCGGCCGCCGCGACGACGTGCAGGCCGCCCTGGCCGCGCTGCTGGTGGCAAACCCCGACGAGCGCATCCTGTTCGATGCCGCCTTCAACCTGTTCTGGTGCGCCCCCGACTGGGAAGGCAAGCTGCGTGCCCTGCTGCTGCCGCGCGTGCGCGGCGGCGTGCCTGTGCAGCGCAGCAACCGGCTGGCGGATGCCCTGCGCGCCCGGCCCGCGGCCGGCCTGCCACCGGGCCCGGCACCCGCGGGCGAGCGCCACGACATCAGCGCGCCATTCGCCTTCTCGGCGCACGAGGCGCTGCGCACGCGTGATTTCGATACGCTCGACGCGGGCGAATGGCGCACGCTGCAGCACATGATCCGGCACCGGCGCGCGCACCTGGCGCGGGAGCGCACGCGCCGGCTGAAGGCAGCCTCGCGCGGGCGCCGCCCCGACCTGCGGGCCACCGCGCGCCAGGCCGTGCGGGCCGGCGGCGAATGGACCGCCTGGAAATACCGCCAGCCGGTCGACCGCACGCCGCCGCTGGTGCTGCTGCTCGACATCTCCGGATCGATGAGCCTCTACTCGCGCGCGGTGCTGTACTACTGCCACGCGCTGGTGCAGTCGCGCGAGCGCATCCAGGCCTTCCTGTTCGGCACGCGCCTGACCAACGTGTCGCGGCAACTGCGCGAGCGCGATCCGGACGTGGCCGTGCAGGCCATCGCGCAACTGGTGCCGGACTGGTCCGGCGGCACGCGCATCGGCGCGGCGCTGGCCGAGTTCAACCGGCGCTGGGCTCGCCGCACACTGTCCGGCCGCGCCACCGTACTGCTGGTGACCGACGGGCTGGACCACGAGCACATCGATCTGCTCGACGCGGAGATGGCGCGGCTGGCGCGCTTCGCGCACCGCATCGTCTGGCTCAATCCGCTGCTGCGCTTTGCCGGCTTCGAGCCCCGGGCGCGCGGCGTGCGTGCCATCCTGCCGCACGTGGACAGCATGGTGCCGGCCCATCACTTCGACAGCCTGGCTGCGCTCGAGCAGGAATTGGCGCATGCTCGCCATGCGCGTGTCCCCCGCCGCCCCGCCCACGCATCCGCCCCCTCGCCATGGAACTGA
- a CDS encoding FAD binding domain-containing protein: MYAFEYHKATDAQTAVTALKTHPDSKYLGGGQSLLAAMKLRLAQPSTLVDITRIPGLAGIRTQPGIVTVGAATRHADVAESDDVRRMLPALAELAGGIGDRQVRAMGTLGGSLANNDPAACYPAAVLGLNATVVTERRDIAADDFFLGMYETALAPDELITEVQFPVPDQAAYVKFRNPASRFALVGVFVSRKGSRVRVAVTGAAPCVFRCAPLEQALSANFTSETARHVTVCADELVTDLHASPEYRAHLIPVLAARAVEQALARHH; this comes from the coding sequence CCGGACAGCAAGTACCTCGGCGGCGGCCAGAGCCTGCTGGCGGCGATGAAGCTGCGGCTGGCCCAGCCGTCCACGCTGGTGGACATCACCCGCATTCCCGGCCTCGCGGGCATCCGCACGCAGCCGGGCATCGTCACCGTCGGCGCGGCCACGCGCCATGCCGATGTGGCCGAGAGCGACGACGTGCGCCGCATGCTGCCGGCGCTGGCCGAGCTGGCCGGCGGCATCGGCGACCGCCAGGTCCGCGCGATGGGCACGCTGGGCGGGTCGCTGGCCAACAACGACCCCGCGGCGTGCTACCCCGCCGCCGTGCTGGGGCTGAACGCCACCGTCGTCACCGAGCGCCGCGACATCGCGGCCGACGATTTCTTTCTCGGCATGTATGAGACGGCGCTGGCGCCGGACGAGTTGATCACCGAGGTGCAGTTCCCGGTGCCGGACCAGGCGGCCTATGTGAAATTCCGCAACCCCGCCTCGCGCTTCGCGCTGGTGGGCGTGTTCGTCAGCCGCAAGGGCAGCCGCGTGCGCGTGGCGGTGACGGGCGCCGCGCCGTGCGTGTTCCGCTGCGCACCGCTGGAGCAGGCGCTGTCGGCCAATTTCACCTCGGAAACGGCACGGCACGTGACAGTCTGCGCCGACGAGCTGGTCACAGACTTGCACGCCTCGCCGGAATACCGGGCGCACCTGATCCCGGTGCTGGCCGCCCGCGCCGTCGAACAGGCCCTCGCACGGCACCACTAG
- a CDS encoding SDR family oxidoreductase has product MSILVTGATGFVGGAIAANLADKGLLGDTRFAVRGESPAEGLARLRANLGRFQLPQSVLDGLTERQIVPFDLRNAAAAELGDPEILINCAALATFSNHPSLWDTNVGGVLELGRLASRGKRLKRFVHIGTAMSCGQLADRHVREAWNVPSLEQHAVPYTYSKGMAELKLRETFPELPLVVVRPSIVVGHSRLGCAPSGSIFWMLRMVALLETFSCRLTDRVDILSVDDCAEAIVRLATKPALAHDLYHISAGDAHSERIETLYPRFKRCASPEEDAQALAGYVYQPKIEEKALARKFLRTGGDANVRLVARAIHLYAKFASMSYVFDNTRLVTETGFQPHSLLSYLDRCLDTSEREPITQQMQWDYK; this is encoded by the coding sequence ATGAGTATTTTGGTGACCGGCGCGACCGGTTTTGTGGGCGGCGCCATTGCCGCCAATCTGGCGGACAAAGGTTTGCTGGGCGATACCCGCTTCGCGGTGCGCGGGGAGTCCCCTGCCGAGGGCCTCGCACGCCTGCGCGCCAACCTGGGGCGCTTCCAGTTGCCGCAGTCGGTCCTGGACGGACTGACCGAGCGGCAGATCGTGCCGTTCGATCTGCGCAACGCCGCGGCGGCCGAACTGGGCGATCCGGAAATCCTCATCAACTGCGCCGCGCTGGCGACGTTCTCGAACCATCCGTCGCTGTGGGATACCAATGTGGGGGGCGTGCTGGAGCTGGGCCGGCTGGCCAGCCGGGGCAAGCGGCTCAAGCGGTTCGTCCACATCGGCACAGCCATGTCGTGCGGCCAGCTGGCCGATCGCCACGTGCGGGAAGCCTGGAACGTGCCGTCGCTGGAGCAGCACGCCGTGCCCTACACCTATTCCAAGGGGATGGCCGAGCTGAAGCTGCGCGAGACCTTTCCCGAACTGCCGCTGGTGGTGGTGCGCCCGTCCATCGTGGTCGGCCACAGCCGCCTGGGATGCGCGCCGTCGGGCAGCATTTTCTGGATGCTGCGCATGGTCGCCCTGCTGGAAACCTTCAGCTGCCGCCTGACCGACCGCGTCGATATCCTGTCGGTGGACGACTGCGCCGAAGCCATCGTGCGCCTGGCGACCAAACCCGCGCTCGCGCACGACCTGTACCACATCAGCGCCGGCGATGCCCACTCGGAGCGCATCGAGACGCTGTACCCGCGCTTCAAGCGCTGCGCCAGCCCGGAAGAAGACGCGCAGGCGCTGGCCGGCTACGTGTATCAGCCGAAGATCGAAGAAAAGGCGCTGGCCCGCAAGTTCCTGCGCACGGGCGGTGACGCCAACGTGCGGCTGGTCGCCCGCGCCATCCACCTGTACGCCAAGTTCGCCAGCATGAGCTACGTGTTCGACAACACGCGGCTGGTGACGGAAACCGGCTTCCAGCCGCACTCGCTGCTGAGCT